The window GGCCTCCCCCCTGGAGTCCGCCGGGGCCCGGCTGGAGGCGCCGGACCTAGCGCCCTATTGCGGCCATCCCCGGGTGCTGGGGCTGGCGGAGGTGATGAATTTCCCCGGGGTGCTGGCCGGCGATGCCAAACTTTTGGCCAAGTTGAGCCTCTTTCCTGAAGGCCCGGTGGACGGCCACGCTCCGAGCCTTTCTGGTAAGGCCCTGCAGGCCTACCGCCTGGCCGGCATCGCCTCGGACCACGAAAGCACCACCGCCCAGGAAGCCCGGGAGAAGCTCCGGGCCGGATTTTACCTCATGGCCCGGGAAGGCAGCCTGGCCAAAAACCTGGCGGCCCTCCTGCCCGGAGTGCCGCCGGCAGCCTGGCGCCGGGTCATGGTGGTCACCGATGACTGCCACCCCCTGGACCTGGAGGAAGGCCATCTCAACCGGCGGCTGGCCCGCCTGGTGGAGCTGGGTCTGGACCCCCTCTTGGCCGTGACCCTGGCGACCCTCAACCCCGCCGAATATTTCCGCCTCCGGGACCGGGGCGCCATTGCCCCGGGCTTCCGGGCCGACCTGGTGGCGGTGGAGGATCTCAGGGATTTCCGGGTGCGGCTGGTTCTCAAGGACGGCCGTCCCGTGGTTCAGGAGGGAAACCTGACTGAGGAGCTGCCGGAGCCGACCGCCCCTCCGCCGTCCCGGGGCTTTCAGGTTCAGGGACTCAGCCGGGAGGCCCTGTCGCCCCCGGTGGCCGGGGAGGTGGTGAAGGTCATCGGCCTCATCCCCGGTCAGCTCCTCACCGACAAGCTGGTGCTGCCCACGCCGGTCAAAGACGGCCGCCTGGCCGCGGACCCTGGCCGGGACCTCCTCAAGCTGGCGGTCATCGAGCGCCACCACGGCACCGGCAACCTCGGCCTCGGGCTGGTCCAGGGCTTCGGCCTGAAAAACGGAGCCCTGGCGTCCTCGGTGGCCCATGACTCCCACAACCTGGTGGTGGCGGGGGTGAGCGAGGAGGACATGCTCCTGGCGGCGGAGCACCTTATCCGCCAGGGGGGCGGCCTGGCGGTGGCGGCCGGCGGCCGGATTCTGGCGGAGCTCCCACTGCCCCTGGCCGGCCTGCTGAGCCCGGCCCCCCTCCCGGAGGTGGCGGCAGCCCTGCGGCGCCTGCACCGGGCCTACCATGACCTGGGCGGCACCCTGCCGGACCCCTTCATGGCCCTCTCTTTCCTGGCTTTGCCGGTCATCCCGGCCCTGAAGCTCACCGACCTGGGGCTGGTGGATGTGACCCGTTTCCAGGTGGTGCCTCTTTTCGGGGCGGATTAAAAATTTTCTGTTCTTGACCGCCGCACTTCTCGTATAATGGGATCGGGCAGTCAGGTTCCGGAAGGCCGCCAGAGGTTGCCTTCCTCCCTCCCCAACTCCGACTTTCTTTAATTATGGCTCACCTTTTCTAGGGGGCCTCAGGAGGTGACAGAGACTCGGGCAAGACATGGCCAAGCTGCTCACCTCCCGGCCCGCCCCGGGAAGCGTAGTTCGTTCCGATCTCAGCCAGTGAGGCGCACTCAATTCAGGGAGAAAGGCGTCCGCCGGACTTTTTAATACTTTCCTCCCCAGTTCAAATTTTGCAGGCCACAATGCCGGGATAACCAGAGAGCCGGCCTTGACGACGGCCGCTTTCGGGCGCCCGGTCGAGGACTTCCAGCCATGAGGGCATCAAGGGCAGTATCCTCCGCCTGGGGCGGGGGTTTACTTCACCGGCCCCGGAGGCCGGGGCCAAGGAGGTGGCGGCGTCACTGCGTGCCAGGAAGACTGCCTGTGGCCAGGGTCCTGAAGTTTGGCAACGACAACAAGCCGCAAGGAGGAGGTGCCCATGGTTTCCAGACGGGTTGTGGTATGGCTGACCCTGCTCTGCTTTCTCACCGTTCCCGTCCTGGCGCTGGCCCAGGCTAAGCCCGAGGACGCCCAGGCTTGGGTGAAAAAGGGGATCGAATTTTACAAAGCCAACGGCAAAGACAAAGCTCTGGCGGCCTTCAGCGACCCCAAAGGGGAATTCATGAAGGGCGACCTCTACATCTACGTCCTGGACCTGAACGGCAAGATGCTGGCCCACCCCAAAGCCGAGCTGGTGGGGAAGGATTTCATGGTGGTCAAAGATGCGGACGGCAAAACCTTTGCCGTGGACATCGTCAAAACCGCCAAGGAGAAGGGCAGCGGTTGGGTGGACTATAAGTGGGAAAACCCCGCCACCAAGGCTGTGGACCCCAAAACCGTGTACTTTGAGAAGGTGGACGACCTGATCATCTGCAGCGGTGCTTACAAGAAGTAAGACTGGTGACAGGGGGGCAGGGAGGAGCATGCCCGGCCCCCCTTTGTCTTTTTCCTGGTTCTCTAAAATTTTACAGAAAATCAAGGTGTTGGCCTTAACATACCCAAGTCGGGAAAGGATTTTAAGAGGCGGCGGGAGGCCCTGGTCTCCCGGTCTCCCTGCTCATCCCTAACGCACCGGTCCTAACGCCGGCCACGCGCTGGCAAAGCCGGCCAATCGGGCGGCCAGCCCGGTTGGCCTCTTTGTTTTCGGATTCCGGCCCCCAGGCCCCCGCCGGCTTTGACGCCCCGGCGGGATTTGATAAAATAACCCGGGGAGGAAGGTATTGATGCTCTATTCACGGCTGCTCATCCCCACCTTGAAGGAAAACCCCGCCGAGGCGGAGGCGGTCTCCCATCGCCTGCTCCTGCGGGCCGGCATGATCCGCAAGCTGGCCTCGGGCATCTATAATTACCTGCCCCTGGGGCTCAGGGTGTTGCGCAAGGTGGAGGCCATCGTCCGGGAGGAGATGAACCGGGCCGGGGCCCAGGAGGTGCTCCTGCCCGCGGTGCAGCCCGCCGAACTGTGGCTGGAGTCCGGCCGCTGGCAGGTCTACGGCAAGGAACTGCTGCGCTTCAAGGACCGGCATCAGCGGGACTGCTGCTTCGGGCCCACCCACGAGGAAGTGATCACCGACCTGGTGCGCCGGGAGGTGCATTCCTACCGGCAGCTCCCCTTGAACCTCTACCAGATCCAGGTGAAGTTCCGGGACGAGATCCGGCCCCGTTTCGGGCTGATCCGGGGCCGGGAATTCATCATGAAAGACGGCTACAGCTTCGACGTGGACGAAGCCCAGGCCGAGGTCACTTACCAGGCCATGTACGAAGCCTACAGCCGCATCTTCAAGCGCTGCGGCCTGGACTTCAAGGTGGTGGAGGCGGACACCGGCCCCATCGGCGGCAGCTTCTCCCATGAATTCATGGTCCTGGCCGACACCGGCGAGGACACCCTGGCCTCCTGCACCGCTTGCGATTACGCCGCCAACCTGGAGAAGGCCGAAGCGGTGGCCCCCAACCCCCGGCCAGCCCCGGCACCGGAGGCGGAGCCGTATCGGGAAGTGGCCACTCCCGAGGTGCGCACGGTGGAGGAGGTGGCCGCCTTTTTCGGGGCCTCCCCGGCCCAGATCATCAAGACCCTCATCTACGAGACGGAGCAGGGGCCGGTGGCGGTGCTCCTGAGGGGCGATCATGAGGTCAACGAGGTCAAGGTGAAAAATCTTCTGGGGGTCACCGACCTCTATCTGGCCGGGCCCGCCCGGGTGGAGGATCTCACCGGTGCCGAGGTAGGCTTCAGCGGCCCGGTGGGCCTTGATCTCCCCCTGTATGTGGACCAGGCGGTGATGGCCCTGGCCGCCTGCATTACCGGCGCCAACAAAAGCGGCTATCACCTGGCGGGGGTGGTGCCGGGCCGGGATTTTCAGCCCTACCGGGTGGCGGACCTGCGCCAGGTCACCGAAAGCGATCCCTGCCCCCGCTGCGGCGGCCGCCTCACCTTGCTCAAGGGCATTGAGGTGGGCCACATCTTCAAGCTGGGGACCAAATACTCCCAGGCCCTCAAGGCCACCTTCCTGGACGCCGCCGGGGAAGAGCGCT of the Desulfobaccales bacterium genome contains:
- a CDS encoding proline--tRNA ligase is translated as MLYSRLLIPTLKENPAEAEAVSHRLLLRAGMIRKLASGIYNYLPLGLRVLRKVEAIVREEMNRAGAQEVLLPAVQPAELWLESGRWQVYGKELLRFKDRHQRDCCFGPTHEEVITDLVRREVHSYRQLPLNLYQIQVKFRDEIRPRFGLIRGREFIMKDGYSFDVDEAQAEVTYQAMYEAYSRIFKRCGLDFKVVEADTGPIGGSFSHEFMVLADTGEDTLASCTACDYAANLEKAEAVAPNPRPAPAPEAEPYREVATPEVRTVEEVAAFFGASPAQIIKTLIYETEQGPVAVLLRGDHEVNEVKVKNLLGVTDLYLAGPARVEDLTGAEVGFSGPVGLDLPLYVDQAVMALAACITGANKSGYHLAGVVPGRDFQPYRVADLRQVTESDPCPRCGGRLTLLKGIEVGHIFKLGTKYSQALKATFLDAAGEERFLFMGCYGIGVSRIVAAAIEQGHDADGIIWPMALAPFQVMLIPINLEEEATRAATLRVYEELTAAGVEVLLDDRDERPGVKFKDCDLLGIPLRVVLGPKTLAKGQAEVRQRRTRETTFVELDKLKDVLTARINQELHG
- a CDS encoding cache domain-containing protein produces the protein MVSRRVVVWLTLLCFLTVPVLALAQAKPEDAQAWVKKGIEFYKANGKDKALAAFSDPKGEFMKGDLYIYVLDLNGKMLAHPKAELVGKDFMVVKDADGKTFAVDIVKTAKEKGSGWVDYKWENPATKAVDPKTVYFEKVDDLIICSGAYKK
- the ade gene encoding adenine deaminase — translated: MDLQDWRRRLTVAKGEAPADLVLTGGRVANVFTGEWLTAEVALVDGVVAGLGEGYPGPRLDLEGSYLLPGFIDGHLHLESSLLTPRELARALLPWGTTAVVADPHEIANVWGTAGLEYLLAASEGLPLDFFFLLPSCVPASPLESAGARLEAPDLAPYCGHPRVLGLAEVMNFPGVLAGDAKLLAKLSLFPEGPVDGHAPSLSGKALQAYRLAGIASDHESTTAQEAREKLRAGFYLMAREGSLAKNLAALLPGVPPAAWRRVMVVTDDCHPLDLEEGHLNRRLARLVELGLDPLLAVTLATLNPAEYFRLRDRGAIAPGFRADLVAVEDLRDFRVRLVLKDGRPVVQEGNLTEELPEPTAPPPSRGFQVQGLSREALSPPVAGEVVKVIGLIPGQLLTDKLVLPTPVKDGRLAADPGRDLLKLAVIERHHGTGNLGLGLVQGFGLKNGALASSVAHDSHNLVVAGVSEEDMLLAAEHLIRQGGGLAVAAGGRILAELPLPLAGLLSPAPLPEVAAALRRLHRAYHDLGGTLPDPFMALSFLALPVIPALKLTDLGLVDVTRFQVVPLFGAD